Below is a window of Aptenodytes patagonicus chromosome 15, bAptPat1.pri.cur, whole genome shotgun sequence DNA.
ACGGGGCCGCACTCACGCCCGTGTGAGCACCcagctgccagctgccagctTTGTACTGGAGCACAGCTCCAGAAGAGGCTGGAAAATGCACTTCCAGCTCCCTTTCTCATTGAAACCCGCTGTCCCAGGGGTTGCGGACAGCTTGTCATTGCCCGTGGCTGGAGCAGCAGCgtggggagctggcagggagggctGGCATGATGTCCTACAGCCCCAGCCAGGACCCCAGTGCACCCTCCCAACAGCTTGTTCACCCCGTGCAAGCGAGAGGGGAGCCAGCGGTGCAGGCACCcggggagctgggcagcagcagcagcagccatggaGGGGAAGAGCAGCTCCCCTGCAGGGCATTCAGAGCGGGGTTGACAACCTGGTCTTTAATTCGGGCTATAGATACTCACTGCTAACAAGGCAGGGCTGATGGCGACCCAGCACACCTTCCAGAACATGCCTGGGGTGAAGCCCAGCATGGCTTTCACGTCATGGGAGAACCTCTGTATCCCTGCCGGAGGAGAGAGCCATCACAGCCCCGGAGACCCGCAGAAGACGTGGGTACAGGGACACGGACACGATGCCCTCCGTGCCCCATCCCAGCCTCGCCAGGAGTCACGCACGTGCTTCTGCCCCCAAACCCCCTGGCATTTACTCACCTGCATAAGGTTAAATACCCATGTAGGTGCCTGCAGGATGTTTTTCATAACAGAGGCAGTTTCTTACCGTAAAACCAGGAGACAGCAATTGTTTCCAGTAACACCACCGCCAGGATTGAGCAGCCAGCACCAAATTCCTCCAGCAGTTTCACCACGTAGGCTCCCCCCTGGAACAGCAcaagggaggggagggcagctgcAGGGGTGCGGAGCAGGTCTTTGGCAATGTCCCGCACCAGGGGTTGTTGGAGAGACGAGTAGGTGTGTGGCGGGGACGGGAGCGGAGCGGTGCCCGGTACTCACGTAGGTGAGAGTGCTCAGGGAGCCCAGGAAACAGACTGTGATGAGGCCGAGGACGAAGAGCTCCCGTCGCCCAGCCAGGACCTGGGGGTACTCGTCCATCACAGCCGTGATCACGGCCTCCAAGCCCCCAAACTGCAAAGGAAACGCCGGCGTGGGGTGGAGAAATGAGACGTGGGGACAGTCCTGCTCCCCGAGAAAAATCTGCTCTGCTCACGGCCCCCTCTGCCTGTGAGCAGAGGGGGGACATCCcatcccgtcccctccctccatccccgcTCTGGCCATGCTCGGAGGGCTCAGGCAGGCAGCTCTCCTTCCCGAGGCCATAGCTCCCCTTGTCACCCCGCTATTAGCCATGGGACACGGCCATCCCCAGACCCCACTGGGGACACGGCTCCAGGCTGCATGGCTGTGCTGTCGCACTCCACAGAGGTGCCTACCGTGCTGTCCAGCCCCAGCGTTATCATCATCAGGAAGAATATGATGGCAAAGAAGGTGGATCCCACCATGTTGGCGATTGCTTCAGGGTAGGTGATAAAAAGGAGGCTTGGCCCTGGGAGGGGACACCGGTTTGGTTTGCTGTTCACCGGCTgctctggcacagccctgggtgCCGGTGGGAATGCGCTTGGGGAAGATGCCCCAAAGCCAGAGTGGCCGTGCCTGGCCCTGGCTGAGAGACAAGGGCCAGACACCTCTCTGTCCTCTGCTCCTGGGAACGGCTCCTGGGCACAAGCCCCCACACCCTGGCAGACCCCAGGGCCAGCCATCACCCTGGCCCCCCTCGGCCACGATGGGCACACAGAGCCCTGGGGCACCTGGGCACCGCGGGGCCAGGATGGGGCAGTTGTGCTGGAGAGAGACGAACCTTTATCTCTTGCAACAtcctccacctccacgtccctCATCTCAGCCATGTAGCCGAGCACGGTGAAGATGACGAAGCCCGAGAGGAAGCTGGTGAGGCAGTTCACCATGCTGGTGATGAGCGCGTccctggaaagcagaaagcagggaGACGTGTCCTGCGGCAGAAACgtccctccagcacagctctCGCACCATCTCAGCTGACCCAGTCGCCTGCACCCCCGCCAGTTCCCTCTTCCAGCCCCGCATACCAAAACCATCAGTAAAATGGGGAAAGATGCTCAGCCTGTGGCCGCGGGGTGCAGGAGCTGTCAGGATGCGGCTCCACTGCAGCCGTGCCTGGTGCAGCCCCCATGCCCACAGGGTGCAGCCCCTGTGCCCGCAGGGACCCATGGCTGCGGGAGCTCACCGGTAGCAGTTGTTGTGGAAATGGTTGTAACTGGCGAGAGCAAGAAGGACACCGAATCCAGGGCCCAAGGAGAAGAAAATCTGCGCAGCAGCATCAACCCAAACCTGGCAGGAGAAGCAACAGGCAGGCTGGAGAATAGGCACGGGGTCCTGGGGGCTGGGAGGTGCCCCACGGCGTGCCTACCCCATAGCATGCCTACCCCGTAGCGTGCCCACCCCACAGCGTACCCACCCCACGGCATAGGGATGGGGTCCTTGTTGGTACATACTGCCAAACCTCCTCTCTTGCCTggggctccttcccctgccccgtGCTCCCGCAAAGGCATCCCAGGAGCAGGGGAGCTGCCATGGGAAGGAGGGAGCTCGTTTCCACCCTGggtcctgcagcagcagaataAAGCAACAGCATCTGCACTCCCCTGTGCCTGGAGGGGGGACGGAGTCGAAGGGAGCCCCGagacccccatgcccactcctgCCCTGGCAGGTTCAGTCCCAGCAGCACGACCCTGATTACCTTTAATGAGAATTCTCAAGTGCTGCCTGGTAATTACCCACAGGAAGCCTATTGTCAGGTCAGGGCGAGAACACagcacaaacaaaacccagtggCAATGAGATGGGTGATTCAATTACAGATTTACATTTCCAAGAGCCTGTCCAGGGCGTCTTGTTTCTGTAGGAACAAGGGCCCCATCGCACTGCGGCTCTGGCCAGACCCTCGAGCAGGAGTGGCTGTGTGTCCTGGGGAGGGGGTCTGGGTGCTGCCATTCCCAGGGCGGGGGGCAGCCGGAGCCGGGGTGGTGCATCCCACTGCACACTCACTGCGGTGCTCAGGAGCTTGCCCCAGTCCGGGCGCAGGTAGAAGATGACCCCTCTCCAGGCGCCAGGCAGGGTAGCCCCCCGGACCAGCAGGATGAGGAGGACGACGTAGGGCAGCGTGGCCGTCACCCACACCACCTGGAGAGAGGCAGCCATCAGCCCctggtgccagcagagctgctccaccaAGCGCCCAATCCACCTGTGTCGGGCACGGCCAGCTCGCTCACGGCTGCCCAGGGTGGCCGAGGGGTAGGGGTGTGGGGAGGAGGCAATATCCCATGTTTAAGCAGCCAGGAAGACCCCACCAGCTGCCAGGCACATGCTCTGCTTGGTCCCTCCTGCCTGGCCCTGGCCATGGAGGGGATGCTGCATGCCGGGCTGCAAGCCCCCCCGTGCCCAGGGCTCTGGCACGTCCAtgccctggcagggctggcagcagagccctCTTTCTTACCTTCCCGGAGGTTTTCACCCCTTTCCACAGGCTGAAGTAGACGATggtgaagatgaggaaaaggcagaggagcagctgccAGTGGATTCCCCCCATGTCGTAGAGACCCCCGGACTTCTGGATCTCCAGGACCTTCCTCCTGCGGGCAGGGATCCCCACAGCCGGGGAGAGTGTCTCAGGTCAGCATGGTGCTGCTGGCTGTGCCCTTGCAGGCAGCCGGGGAGCAGGCTCAGCCCTGGGCAGGCAGTCCCACACTCACCTCTCTCCCAGCGCACTGAGAATGGGGACCGTGAGCTCCCCAAGAGCATCCCCATGTGAAAGCCTGCTCCCAGGCACCCCGGTCCTGCTCCCCGCGCGGCAGACCCGAGTGCCTCCACAGGGATGTGCCCCAGCTTAAACACATCATCCACGTATGTGCACTTACGTATAAAACTCTTCGGCGGGGGACCTGGAGAAGTTGGTCCAGGTCACGTTGCTCCTCCCGAAGTAGTTGGTGCAGTCGGGCGTGTTCCAGGGGTTGTCGCAGCTCGCCCAGGGCAGGGTGCCCGAGAAGGACGAGTAGAAGTAGTAGAGAGCCCAGGCGATGATGGTGTTGTAGTAGAAGGAGACGTACAGGCCAATGATGCAAATGGCAAAGCCGATGCCTGGGGAAAGAGGGGGGCAGACTCAGCAGCCCGCGCCGGTCCAGCCCTCTCGCTGTCCACCGGGACGCGGCTGCGGGGACCTGCACCACCTGCGTGGCCCCGCTCACCAACACTGCATGGCCCCGACTGCGTGGCAGTGgcctggggctgggggtctctTACCTTTAAAGATGGGGCAGATGCGCTTCCAGATGGGGATGGCACCCGTCCTGTGGAACTGCCCCAGGGCCAGCTCCATGTAGAAGAGGGGCACCCCTCCGAAAACAGCCATCAGTGTGTACGGGATGAGAAAGGCTCCTGCGGGGTGAGGAGCAGAGCGGCAGTGACCACCGCGGCCCCGCGCTGGCCGGTGAGCACAGGCAGGCTGCGGGTGGAGGGCTGCCACTGCCATCCCTCCCAGCGCTGCAGGGATGTGTCACGGAGCAGCGTGCACGAGGGGTTTGGATGTGTGTTTGTAAGATGCTTTGCAAATTATCTGTTCAGAAGGGGCTCGCGGATGTGAGGACCCTGCTCGGTGCcccagcctcctgggctgctgtGCTGGTCCCCGCTGGCGTCCCAGCCTTCGCTGGGGAGAGATCGTTTGGCCGGGATGGTACAAAGAGCAATAGAAACCATCAAGGGATAGGGCACCACGCACCTCTCAGGTCTAGAAGAGTTTTGGAGAAAATCCCACTGAATATGCATGGTCACCCCGAGACACAAGTAATTAGCGCTGTAATCTGCATTATTCATAACAATGTCATCTGTACCAGGGCTACACTTGTACCCCATGGAGGTTTTGGAACTGGAGCTGCCCACCACGCTCGTCAGAATAGCCCTGCTGGGATTAGTTAATTTAACCCCCACGGCTCCTCTTTCCGAGAGCCCTCCACGCGCTCCACCCTCAACCCCTCAAGGGTTTCTCTTCTAGGAACATCTCCAGCTGATGGGTGAGCCCAGCACTGGCCTGGATCAGCTCTCCCGCCCTGCGTGGACCATGGCTGTCCTTTCCAAGAGCTGCTGTTTGAACTTCTCACCTTCCTGTGTGCGTGGGGCGGGTAAGGAAAGCATCTGCCTGACCCACATCAATGAAGAGTGGCTAAAGTTTGCTCCCGGTCCCACAGGAGTAAATCACAAATAACTGTGCTTGGATGTGGGCACCTGGGATCCACATTTTAGCCTTGAGTATGGTACTAATTATCTCCTTCTAATTTTCCCAAGCAGTAGAGGACGTTACCCGAATGCTGACTTTGGCAATTAAATCCACTGTGCTTTTGCAAACAGCACAAAATTTTcattcctcatttttaatttccatGCAAGGGGTTTTTCTACTCTGCTCtatttaaagcaatttatttaGTTGTCATTTACTCAAGGTTTTTTCCTTCACGGACCTTTTGTATCTTAACTTGCTGTTGATCCCTCACAGGAGCGAACACCTGCAGCCCTGTGCAGCGCGGGGCCGCGCGTCCCGGAGAGCCGGGGCTCCTCCGTGGGGTCCAGCACTGCCGGCTGCACGTCCGGGATCTGCGgcaggcagctgggatgcttgcgaggattattttaaaacacaagccATCAGAAAGGGTTGCTTTCACAAAGTCACAAGATCATAAAGGGTGCAAACCTTCCACCCTAAATTTGCAGATTCTTAATCCTTTTATGCAGTTTGGACCACGCTAGTTTTCTCTTTGTGATCCTAGAGCTGCTAACGCACCTCCAACCATGCCAGGGAAGGAGTGAATGACAAcagggaaggagtgaatggaagGGGATTTTGAATGAAGAAagacacaaaacagaaaagagacagaTGTCAGGAGAAGTTGGGTCAATCTCCAAACTGCCCTCTCCGGAGAGGAGCAGctagagacaaagaaagaaaagcagcagcgagtttttcagcatcagaaagatgaaaaccagatttcttttctccaaaagaaGACTTAAATAATCCTAGCGGTGTCCTTACCCCCTCCGTTTTGGTAGCAGATGTAAGGGAATCGCCAGATGTTGCCCAGATCGACAGCGAATCCGATGACCGAGAGGAGGAAATCCATTTTTTTGCTCCATTTGTCCCTGGGGTGGCTTTGGGACCCCGGGGGTGCGAGGCCGGCTGTGGGACCCAGGCGGGGGGCCGTGCCCTGCCGGGGAGGGCTGGCGGCAGGCgccgggcagggctgctctgccatCCTGCCACCCTGGCAAATCCTGCAGGATTCAGGCTGAGTAACTTGGGGACGGGAAGgatttttctgttgctgatgACAGATCCGAGGAGGGGAGGGTCAGGCTGACTGCGCTTCCCCACCTCCCGCTGGAAACCCACAGCACCGAGAGCAGCCGGCAGAGAAACCCGTCCTCTGATCAAAGGCAGGAGGCGGGAGAGCAGTTTTCTGAGCACAGGGCTGAGGCGCGGGGACCAGCTTCACCGCACGGGTCTCTGTCCCCTCTGCTCCCTGGGTCTGCGCCTGGGCGGGTGCATTTTGGGGTTGGGTTGGGGCTGGTGAAACAGAATTGTATTTGCACCCCGAGGTGGTGCTCCTTCCTCCTGACAAATAgttatttctttctccttggtGTATTTTGCAATTACCACTCTACGAATGATGACACCAGACCCACCAAAGGAGACGACCACTCATTCTTGCAGGGGAAACTCTGTGGAGCGAGCGGGGCCTGGAAATGCCCCCTGGCCGGGAGGCAAGCACAGGGCACAAACTTGACTGGTGCTTGCCATGGGCCCACCGGACCctcgtgggctgggggcatctctGTGTGCGGCCGGGAACCAGCATCACTCGCACAGAGCCGCCCGGTTTGAGCCATCCCGCATCGCCCCGTCTGTCCTCATGGACTTGCTGGGTCTTTCTGTAGCCCAGGGGTGCGAGTTGTTGCAAATAAGCCTCTGGAAAGTGAAGTAACTTTTGCAGCTCAGATGCAATCAGGGAGGGGATAGCAGTGTACCAAAAGCCATTGCTCTCTTCAGTTTGACAGTTTAACAGCAAATTTTATGGCAAATGAAAAGTGCCTGTGGAGGCTTACAGCCCAGGCAGGTCCCTGTGTCTCGCCGCCAGCTGCGACACAAGGGCCGGTGCCAAGCGAGCCCTTGCCCAAGGCCACCAGGTGCTCCCAGGGCCCCGGGGTGCTCCAGCACCGGCTTTTCCAGGCACCCTCATCTGTAATTAAAAGAAACCACAGAAGAGATCAAACTGGGAACTGCAGCTCTTAGGGCCATGGTTAGCGGGTTGCTGTGATGACCTGATGCAGGTGCCCGGTGTCTGCCCAGCACGGGAAACCTCTGGACACTGTTAATCCTTCAGGCACACACATGGAGACCCGTTAGAAACGTCCAGTCAAAACCACACTTTTCTTTTCTGGTGTGTCTGGTGCTGGCTGCCGGGGCTGTCAGACCGGAGCAGCTCAGGGGGCTGATGCTGCTCCCTGGGCGGACGTCCTGGTGCTCTGGGTGGCTGCAGCGAGGTGCGCAGGACGGGCTGTGCCTTGGTGGGTTCAGCCCAGGCCGCGGTGGCATAGTCACCTCAGGGCAGGGACGCGGCTCTGCCAGGGGACGCCACCCCACCGGCTCCTCGCCTGCACAGCGTGAGCACAAGAGTCCTGGGAACGGGATGTTTTTCTCTTAACCAGCTACCCCTCCTTGCCCTCCTGGATTTGGCTGCCCCCAGCACCTCGCCGTGTGTCCCCAGGTGTTCCCTCACCCGCTGTGGGGACCACAGCAGTGGACGGCCGAACCGGTCCCCAGCCCCGAGCTGCCCCCTCCCAGCGGGCAGTGATGGGTGGTGGATCCGCTCCCGCCACCCACCCGCTGTCGGTCCCCGCGCAGGGCGGGCTGTGCTCGGCACggcttctccctctctgctcatGGAACGTGAAATTATTGTTCCTTTTAACACCTCTCATTTGAAAATGCAACAGTTTTCTGCTGGTGGGTTTTCAAGGAGTGACTGGCAACAGCTCTCTGCACGTGTTTTTCTCCGAGCAAAGGGGTTTAGTTGGAGGGTGTCAGGCTGACCCGACGCGCTGGTCCCTGCGCTGGGTGGGGAGCGAGTGGAGGTTGGGGGGGTCCTGCCACGGCCAGGCAGAGCCCCCGCTCCGTGAGCCCGCGTGCACGTGGCCCCATGGCTTTGCCGGTGCAGCTCTCCCCCGAGCTGAGGCCCAGCACACAGGTGAGGGACAATTAATCTCCTGTGGGTTTATAAGGGATTTGTGTCACTCCTGGGACTTTGCAAAGCCGTGAATTTCAGTTGCAGTCCTTACAATACGGGTGTGGGCGCAGCCGTTGGAAATTAACGGCAAGGCTGTACTCAACTGCTGGTGCTGCGgggggctggcagaggggctgcagccacCGAGGGCTCTGAGTCTTCCCTTGCTTGGGGATGAAGGTGAGAAATCCCCGCTGCTGGCGTGATCTGTCTGAGGAGCGTGCTGGGGGAAGCAAGGTTTAATCCCCCCTGACTGAGGACCATTCTAAGGGCGTAAATGACAGAACAGAGATAGCTGGTGCCATAgcaactgtaaaaaaataatatctCTCTCGCTGTAGCTGACCCTTCTTTTCTCCGGGTAGTTTACATGCAATGGCTCGGTGTGCCACGTGTGGAGACCCTCCTGCACCCGGGTCCTGCTCACTGCTCAGGAAGCCTCAGCAGATGGGCTCAGAGTCACCCCCAGCCCCAACGGGAGGAGCTGGCCGCGCTGGTAGCAGGGTGTGAGAGGTGGTCTGCAGTGGTCTGTGGGGAGCAAGTCCCCCCGCAGCATCCCTCAGCGCGGGGCGCTGGCCTGAGGCCCCTTCCCGAgtgtgaagcagcagctgttcAAACACTGGCATCTTTTTAAAACTAAGCTACTTGCTCTCCTGAAGAGCCTCTTGCTTTCTCCGCATTGATCTTTTAAATTATACATAATGAGAGGCCCGAGGTGGGCTTTGTACTTGCACCTTGGGCAGAGCTGAGCATGCAGGAACAGCACTAGCCAGGCACGGCTGTAGCTATTCCCACAACAGGTCCAAGCCAGAGCTGCACGGTGGTTTTGCAACACAGGGATGTGCAGGCCGCATGTTGCTGTTTATAAGCTCCCTATGCCAAGGCACCGGCCGGTATCAGTTTCCCAGCACGCCGGTGCTGCTCCGCTCCAGCCGAGCCGATGTGCCGTGCCGTCGGTTCGATGCCAATGCTGCCGTTCCAGCAGCCTCCATCCCTGACAGATCCCCCCGGGTCCTCGCTGGTGAATGAGCCGCGAATGCACCCAGTGCTCCCGTCCCGCTCCCCCAGCTCCCACCTTCTCCTCGGGCGCCCGATCGCCCACCCGTGccgctgcctgctgcctctctgcaccGACCTGCTAATGCGGCTGCCTCTTCTCCAGCATCGGGTCAAGGCTGCCGCTGTCAAGTCAATGAGGAGAGAGCtttgaaatcttaatttttttttagaagctgcCAGCTGGAAAAACCATTGCAGGTTCTCAGGGCTGCTGGAGAcgggaggagggcagagggaggggtgTCTTCGGGAGCTGGTTTTCACTGCGAGGAGCTGTGCTCCCCAGAGTCAGCCCCAGTGTTTTGGGGCCCTGTGAATGCCGAGCTCCCAGCTGGATCCTGGCTCTGCGACCTGCCGGAGAGACGAGTTTTCCCCAGAATTTT
It encodes the following:
- the LOC143167310 gene encoding sodium-dependent serotonin transporter-like, yielding MAEQPCPAPAASPPRQGTAPRLGPTAGLAPPGSQSHPRDKWSKKMDFLLSVIGFAVDLGNIWRFPYICYQNGGGAFLIPYTLMAVFGGVPLFYMELALGQFHRTGAIPIWKRICPIFKGIGFAICIIGLYVSFYYNTIIAWALYYFYSSFSGTLPWASCDNPWNTPDCTNYFGRSNVTWTNFSRSPAEEFYTRKVLEIQKSGGLYDMGGIHWQLLLCLFLIFTIVYFSLWKGVKTSGKVVWVTATLPYVVLLILLVRGATLPGAWRGVIFYLRPDWGKLLSTAVWVDAAAQIFFSLGPGFGVLLALASYNHFHNNCYRDALITSMVNCLTSFLSGFVIFTVLGYMAEMRDVEVEDVARDKGPSLLFITYPEAIANMVGSTFFAIIFFLMMITLGLDSTFGGLEAVITAVMDEYPQVLAGRRELFVLGLITVCFLGSLSTLTYGGAYVVKLLEEFGAGCSILAVVLLETIAVSWFYGIQRFSHDVKAMLGFTPGMFWKVCWVAISPALLAFIVVSSLLDQPPLTLFDYQYPEWSISVGYLIGASSFICIPFYMVYKLVWTPGSLKQRLAICIRPEKTTRDPQAEAVCMSPVL